The Bacillota bacterium nucleotide sequence TTCATCAGTTGAAAAACCGGGTAGAGACTCACATCTTCTTGTGCGTGCTTGCATATCACCTGCTCGTTGCCATAGAGAAGACGCTACAAGACAGAGGGCATTACACGAGCTGGGCAACCGTGCGGGAATCGTTGACCAACCACCAGATTGTGACAGTGGTATTGCCGACCTCAGATGGTCGCACGTTGCGGATTAGGAAGGCTGCCAAACCGGATCCTGAGCATCTTGCTATCTATGAGGCGCTCGGTATATCGCCCCGGATGATCAAGCCGGTGAAGACATGGTCGTAAGATAGTGACGTAATTTGACAAAGAACATAGGTACCGCAAGGGTTCCAGTGCTCTGAGTGCGGAAGTTGGGCTAGATGCTGATCCTCTCTATTCATGGAAATATCTCCGCAAAGAGTGCCGCAGATTCACGACTACAACTTCCAGTCTAGCATACATATCCGCGGACTCCCAGACGTTATTTCCATGCCGATTCGCTCAGTTCTTCCATGTCTGTAGGATCAGGAAGGCGGACGGGGCTGGTATATTCCCCATGGAACGGCTAAAATAAGCCGGGAAGCCTTTGGGGATTGGTCGAACAATTCACGGGGAAAACGGACTCATTTCCATGCTCGATTGGGGGGTATTGGTTTCCATGAATGGAAAACTAGATAAAAAGCGGATCGGATTGTTTTTAGGGCTTTCCTTTCTTATTGCATCGGGTACTGCGATCATTATTTACTGGACTGGCGGCCTTGTGAAAAGTCCAGAAGTGATACCGGGGGCCAGGATTACAGTGGCAGTCTTGTTGTTGGCGACAGGTTACATGTGGGCACCGGCTCTCGCGCACATCCTCACGCGAGTCATCACTCGCGAGGGATGGCAGGACATGTTTCTCGAGCCCAGATTTAGACGGGGCTGACCTTACTGGCTTGAAGCCTGGTTTGTGCCCCGCCATCTTGACAATTGCTGGAGCCGTTTTGTTTTTTATGATTTTCCCAGGCTATTTTGATCCATCCCTCAGAGTAGTGAGAGATATGCTCGCGCGAGCTGAAAAGATATCAGGACGGCCGGTCCCGATCAGCCCGTGGGCAATGATCGTGCTCCAGGTTGTTCAGGCTGTTATCGTCGCCCCGATCGTCAATGGCATCTTTACATTCGGTGA carries:
- a CDS encoding transposase, translating into HQLKNRVETHIFLCVLAYHLLVAIEKTLQDRGHYTSWATVRESLTNHQIVTVVLPTSDGRTLRIRKAAKPDPEHLAIYEALGISPRMIKPVKTWS